CATAGCCATATCATGCATTACAAGCTTTAAAGCCTCTTTAAATGCTTCTTTATCATAAGCATTTGATTTTCCATTTGCTAGTACTAAAACTGTATCATTAGTAGAAGTATCTCCATCAACTGAGATTGCATTAAAAGTTGTCTCTTTATTTTCATTTAATGCTTCTTCAATATCTTTTTTTGAAACTTTTGCATCAGTACAAATAAAACATAACATCGTCGCAAGATTTGGGTTAATCATACCTGCACCCTTTGCAACTGCACCTATTTTAAAACTACTTCCATCTTCAAGTTTTACTTCATACAAACAAGCTTTTGGATATGCATCTGTTGTCATAATTGCTTGGCTTAGATTTTCACCATTTTTACTTGATAAATCAAAAGTGTTCGCACCGTCAACTATTTTTTGTATTGGAAGTCTATTTCCAATAACTCCAGTTGAACTCATAATAGGATTTGTAATATCAAATTTTAATGAAGAAAATATTGTATTAATATCTTCAATACCTTTTTCACCCGTAAGTGCATTTGCATTTTTTGAATTTATAAGTACAAAATTTGTTTTAAAATCATTTTCATATCTTTGATAATGTCTTAAAGGTGCAGCTTGAAATTTATTGTTAGTAAGAACAGCTCCAACATCACATAAAGTATCACTATAAATAAAACCAATATCTTTTTTATTGTTTGGTTTTAATCCAGCTGAAACTCCATCACAATAAAAACCATCAATTTGGTCTATGAAACCTTTTATTGGAAAAATTGAAAACA
This portion of the Arcobacter nitrofigilis DSM 7299 genome encodes:
- the argJ gene encoding bifunctional glutamate N-acetyltransferase/amino-acid acetyltransferase ArgJ, which translates into the protein MFSIFPIKGFIDQIDGFYCDGVSAGLKPNNKKDIGFIYSDTLCDVGAVLTNNKFQAAPLRHYQRYENDFKTNFVLINSKNANALTGEKGIEDINTIFSSLKFDITNPIMSSTGVIGNRLPIQKIVDGANTFDLSSKNGENLSQAIMTTDAYPKACLYEVKLEDGSSFKIGAVAKGAGMINPNLATMLCFICTDAKVSKKDIEEALNENKETTFNAISVDGDTSTNDTVLVLANGKSNAYDKEAFKEALKLVMHDMAMLMVADGEGAKKAVAFEVINAATKEDAITAAKALSNSLLVKTALFGEDPNFGRIASTIGASRIECDENSLVIAYNDVVVFNKGEIVFDAKCEEDAGKVLQNKEFKIVCDIGLGTESFIAYGCDLGYEYVKINADYRS